One Pseudorhodoplanes sinuspersici DNA segment encodes these proteins:
- a CDS encoding PopZ family protein, which translates to MTQPAKSQEPSMEEILASIRRIIADDEVEKPAGLSTTPAAFQPEPVAPPPPAPPVLKPVAVAPAPKPAMPVELLQDIPPAHSRPVAAPPVSVVPSPIVEEPAADILDLTEAMRVPEQPAPFRTIEAQPDVIFAEPAPEPKPAPAMKEEPVQAYVADPFPEVRPTPTASVENPLMSNTASAAVDSAFSSLAHTVLTQNARTLDDLVKEMLRPMLKSWLDDNLPSLVERLVRAEIERVSRGR; encoded by the coding sequence ATGACTCAGCCGGCAAAATCGCAAGAACCATCGATGGAGGAAATTCTCGCCTCCATCCGTCGCATCATTGCAGACGATGAGGTGGAAAAGCCTGCAGGGCTGTCCACGACGCCGGCTGCCTTCCAGCCCGAGCCGGTTGCGCCGCCGCCGCCCGCACCGCCTGTGCTGAAACCGGTTGCCGTGGCACCTGCTCCGAAGCCGGCAATGCCAGTCGAGTTACTTCAGGATATCCCGCCGGCACATTCGCGGCCGGTAGCGGCCCCGCCTGTGTCCGTCGTGCCGTCTCCGATCGTCGAGGAGCCCGCTGCGGATATTCTCGATCTGACCGAAGCGATGCGTGTGCCGGAACAGCCGGCACCGTTCCGGACCATCGAGGCGCAACCCGATGTGATCTTCGCTGAACCTGCGCCGGAACCCAAGCCGGCTCCTGCAATGAAGGAAGAGCCCGTGCAGGCTTATGTTGCCGACCCATTCCCGGAAGTGCGCCCGACACCGACGGCCAGCGTGGAAAATCCATTGATGTCGAACACGGCAAGCGCCGCCGTGGATTCGGCGTTCTCATCGCTCGCGCATACGGTGCTGACGCAAAATGCCCGTACGCTGGACGATCTGGTCAAGGAGATGCTGCGGCCGATGCTGAAGTCCTGGCTCGATGATAATCTTCCGAGCTTGGTCGAGCGGTTGGTGCGTGCGGAAATCGAGCGGGTTTCGCGCGGCCGTTAA